One Drosophila kikkawai strain 14028-0561.14 chromosome 3L, DkikHiC1v2, whole genome shotgun sequence genomic window carries:
- the Ilp1 gene encoding probable insulin-like peptide 1 — protein MICQDTGAVHGLRMLIAMLPIMAILASGHQLPAGNHKLCGAALSEALDMVCAHGYNTLPQKRIPQPGVPGADYSSSPLGRLLLSNWYALEEGDGDVASGFRIKTRRQRRHLPGGVYDECCVSPCSYDEISAYCLSQ, from the coding sequence ATGATTTGCCAGGACACCGGTGCAGTTCATGGCCTGCGGATGCTAATCGCTATGCTGCCCATTATGGCCATCCTGGCCAGCGGTCATCAGCTGCCAGCTGGCAACCACAAACTCTGCGGTGCCGCGCTCTCCGAAGCCCTGGATATGGTGTGTGCCCATGGCTACAACACGCTGCCTCAGAAGCGTATACCACAGCCCGGTGTGCCAGGAGCAGActactcctcctccccccTGGGACGCCTGCTGCTGTCCAACTGGTATGCACTTGAAGAAGGCGATGGAGATGTGGCCTCCGGCTTTAGAATCAAAACACGCCGCCAGAGGAGACACCTGCCCGGAGGCGTCTACGACGAGTGCTGTGTGTCCCCCTGCTCCTACGACGAGATATCCGCCTACTGCCTGTCCCAATGA